The Takifugu rubripes chromosome 7, fTakRub1.2, whole genome shotgun sequence genome has a segment encoding these proteins:
- the LOC101066037 gene encoding band 4.1-like protein 2 isoform X10, with product MEQAPDQRSVSSAEMQQPPQEEQKEAEREEPKEEAEIQPEEGEKKEEEPAEKEKEDQGEEKVQEEGKEKAVKDKKAEKKSEEAKGSKRQKTIQCKVIMLDDSQFECELDKHAKGQELLTKVCDHINLLEKDYFGLANWDTPTNKTWLETTKEIRKQVPGAVYEFTFSVKFYPPDPAQLSEDLTRYYLCLQLRKDIMRGALPCSFVTLSLLGSYVAQSELGEYDPEVHGTDYVKDLSLAPGQSKELEEKVMELHRTYRSMSPAQADMLFLENAKKLAMYGVDLHQAKDLDGVDITLGVCSSGLMVYKDKLRINRFPWPKVLKISYKRSSFFIKIRASEQEQYESTIGFKLPHYKASKKLWKVCVEHHTFFRVQTVDPPSSRRFPVLGSKFRYSGRTQVQTRQASSMIDRPAPRFTRSASKRLSRNLDGAGDETLQFLQRLSALTRSECDDWSIMLTSEKPQASPAFSARGQPNNQPSIQLWEEGQTVNIVTGNWQDTDSGLPGSQTMAQTASQPWLATEEQQKTKKDEWSNLFLRSPAFPFIPPYNVVKQPVTQRSAKSQTMDRLLQPPLKLQDDWYQYLDKILTLSLLGQDEITSPFQDEDENIVVSETPETIEVIEKLQETVALVDMLGERDDLERRLREVRDLEERLQEVDEMAEILQEVLEEGLGKESVDQLKGEEDEESGLQRQAVVITEMVIKRAVQTVEMKEDEVDELEDEIKKVFFKGLLPEEEEVEASQEGRDEAADSSLLDDDLKMLYQIETEGNLKVENRTAVEMIVGEKSRKSMDDEGQRTAQTGRDDDWFVLLDVSPRRSSYVPPVALKGTDPVESDGFLSDTTAKEWIKEVAAAEVKIMETAPVVRQEILQQPVRDRDDDWFVLLDVASRKLSFVPPDALSQGAQVPVGDSVPVVKTETTEWKEQTIEAALDETKLEQEIFLPQTEKEDVWFVLLDVPKRESLFVPPGMEPLLIPVVAMADYAEADPGESIPVVAQSVSPMLEVVVEEMVVQEKDPVRPKSAVQEVKRSFRERSDDWSLLLDVVSRETAYVPPVSPAVTSVQPGIDIIRMDQKLQPVVARLELKPSRPLRERDDDWFVLFEAFREEPVKFPAGTSEIITNVRESFEVEMTTETATWTKIIGVDSKRDETCPAGIRPSQAAVTAQREFEEDWFKWFDAIREKPVVVPPVAVIEPVVATGGPKLIVEDEIAPLKMVAIKPPGQRQVDDDWFELLDVAPKASATVGQRVHPDVQPAKQLPAIEQRITVETETWRKDTVFQEKSLPAGRELEDDWFILLDVATKKSVRIIPPEKTQYPAEVRAPVAVARLEPIPSTRPAFDRRILQERQPLMYTLADADDDDWFVLLDVTPNESVVVTQRGTRPVSAPVFSQTALAEAGIPMAPFDQPQTSTPIKTTRKEERKLEVTVEAVEPSKIESVGEVKTAEWRDQREIHSSLVSTINGDSQHESETSTEVVRLRKKRKKIEGDSIYIRHSLLMLEDFDKPNEELVKHHASISELKRNFMEAVPEPRPSEWEKRLSTHSPFRNLGINGQPLSGADGFVTRLPRGPLLDFYSKRS from the exons ATGGAGCAGGCCCCAGACCAGCGCTCCGTCAGCAGCGCAGAGATGCAg CAGCCACCTCAAGAGGAGCAAAAAGAAGCTGAGAGAGAGGAGCCCAAGGAGGAGGCCGAAATTCAGCccgaggagggagagaaaaaagaggaagaaccagcagagaaggagaaggaagaccaaggggaggagaaggtgcaggaagaagggaaggagaAAGCTGTGAAAGACAAGAAGGCTGAGAAGAAGTCAGAAGAGGCTAAAGGCTCCAAGCGTCAGAAGACCATTCAGTGCAAAGTCATCATGCTGGATGACTCCCAGTTCGAGTGTGAGCTCGAT AAACACGCTAAAGGACAAGAACTTTTGACAAAAGTGTGTGACCATATCAACCTGCTGGAGAAGGATTACTTTGGCCTCGCCAACTGGGACACCCCAACTAACAAG ACGTGGTTGGAAACCACCAAAGAGATCCGGAAACAGGTCCCGGGAGCTGTGTACGAGTTTACCTTCAGCGTGAAGTTCTATCCTCCCGATCCAGCACAGCTTTCTGAAGACCTCACCAG ATACTACCTGTGTCTCCAGCTGAGGAAGGACATCATGCGTGGGGCTCTTCCCTGTTCCTTTGTGACACTGTCCCTGTTGGGCTCCTATGTAGCCCAGTCGGAGCTTGGAGAGTATGACCCCGAGGTCCACGGGACCGACTATGTGAAAGACCTGAGCTTGGCACCTGGACAGAGCAAAGAACTGGAGGAAAAGGTGATGGAGCTGCACCGCACGTACAG GTCAATGAGTCCAGCACAAGCTGACATGCTGTTTCTGGAAAACGCCAAGAAACTCGCCATGTACGGGGTTGACCTGCACCAAGCCAAG GACCTCGATGGTGTCGACATTACACTCGGGGTTTGCTCCAGCGGCCTGATGGTTTACAAGGACAAGCTGAGGATCAACCGATTCCCTTGGCCCAAAGTTCTCAAAATCTCTTACAAACGCAGCAGCTTCTTTATCAAAATCAGGGCATCAGAg CAAGAGCAGTATGAAAGCACGATCGGCTTTAAGCTACCCCActacaaagcatcaaagaagcTGTGGAAGGTCTGCGTGGAACACCACACCTTCTTCAG GGTTCAGACAGTGGATCCCCCCTCATCGCGTCGCTTCCCTGTCTTGGGTTCCAAGTTCCGGTACAGTGGACGCACTCAGGTTCAGACTCGTCAGGCCAGCTCCATGATCGACAGGCCAGCCCCTCGATTCACACGTTCTGCTAGCAAGAGGTTGTCCCGTAACCTAGACGGAG CTGGAGATGAAACACTCCAGTTTCTGCAGCGACTCTCAGCATTGACCAGGTCTGAATGTGATGACTGGTCGATAATGCTAACCTCTGAGAAGCCTCAGGCTTCTCCGGCATTCTCAG CCAGAGGGCAGCCTAATAACCAGCCTTCTATTCAGCTCTGGGAAGAGGGCCAAACTGTTAACATTGTCACAGGAAACTGGCAGGACACTGATTCTGGGCTGCCTGGCTCCCAGACCATGGCCCAGACAGCCAGTCAGCCATGGCTGGCaactgaggagcagcaaaaGACAAAGAAGGATGAGTGGTCAAATCTGTTTCTTCGTTCTCCTGCTTTTCCATTCATCCCACCGTACAATGTGGTGAAACAGCCAG TTACGCAGAGATCGGCAAAAAGCCAAACTATGGACAGATTATTACAACCACCACTGAAATTGCAAGATGATTGGTACCAATACTTGGACAAAATCCTCACTCTGTCTTTACTTGGACAGGATGAAATCACAT CCCCATTCCAGGATGAGGATGAAAATATAGTAGTGTCAGAGACGCCAGAAACTATTGAAGTCATCGAGAAGTTGCAGGAAACTGTGGCGCTGGTAGACATGCtaggagagagggatgatttGGAAAGGAGGCTAAGAGAAGTGAGAGATTTAGAGGAGAGACTCCAAGAGGTGGATGAGATGGCAGAAATACTTCAGGAGGTACTAGAGGAAGGGTTGGGTAAGGAATCGGTAGATCAGttaaaaggagaggaggatgaagaatcAGGTTTACAGAGACAAGCTGTGGTTATAACAGAAATGGTAATAAAAAGGGCCGTGCAGACTGTAGAGATGAAAGAGGATGAAGTAGATGAGCTAGAAGATGAgattaaaaaggtgttttttaaaggtttgctgcctgaagaggaagaggttgAAGCAAGCCAGGAGGGCAGAGATGAGGCGGCAGACAGCAGTCTGTTAGATGACGATTTGAAGATGCTGTATCAGATAGAAACAGAGGGGAACCTTAAGGTGGAGAACAGGACTGCAGTAGAGATGATAGTAGGAGAAAAATCAAGAAAATCAATGGATGATGAAGGGCAGCGTACcgcacaaacaggaagagatgATGACTGGTTTGTGTTGCTGGATGTTAGTCCCAGAAGAAGCTCATACGTACCCCCAG TTGCACTGAAGGGGACAGATCCGGTTGAGTCGGACGGGTTTTTATCTGATACTACAGCCAAAGAGTGGATTAAagaggtagcagcagcagaagtaaaGATAATGGAAACGGCACCAGTAGTGCGTCAAGAaatcctgcagcagcctgtgagagacagagacgaCGACTGGTTTGTTTTGCTGGATGTTGCTTCTAGAAAACTCTCTTTTGTCCCACCAG ATGCTCTTTCACAAGGTGCCCAAGTGCCTGTGGGCGATAGTGTCCCCGTGGTTAAAACTGAGACCACTGAATGGAAAGAACAAACAATAGAAGCTGCGTTAGATGAAACTAAACTGGAACAAGAGATTTTTCTTCCTCAGACTGAGAAAGAGGATGTGTGGTTTGTTCTGCTGGATGTCCCAAAGAGAGAGTCGCTCTTTGTGCCGCCGGGTATGGAACCTTTGCTCATTCCAG TAGTTGCCATGGCTGACTATGCTGAGGCTGATCCTGGTGAAAGCATTCCTGTGGTGGCACAAAGCGTGTCACCGATGCTGGAGGTTGTTGTTGAAGAGATGGTGGTGCAGGAAAAGGACCCGGTGCGTCCCAAGTCAGCTGTTCAGGAGGTGAAACGGTCATTCAGAGAAAGAAGTGATGACTGGTCTCTTCTTTTGGATGTTGTTTCCAGAGAAACAGCCTACGTCCCCCCAG TTTCTCCGGCTGTTACAAGTGTCCAACCTGGAATTGACATAATAAGAATGGATCAAAAGTTGCAGCCGGTTGTTGCCCGACTAGAACTCAAGCCTTCCCGACCGCTGCGAGAGAGGGATGATGACTGGTTTGTGCTGTTTGAGGCTTTCCGGGAAGAGCCAGTCAAGTTCCCAGCAG GTACCTCAGAGATTATTACCAACGTGAGGGAGTCGTTTGAGGTTGAGATGACAACAGAGACAGCAACATGGACGAAGATAATTGGTGTGGACAGCAAGCGAGATGAAACTTGTCCGGCTGGAATTAGACCGAGCCAGGCTGCAGTGACGGCACAAAGAGAATTTGAAGAAGATTGGTTCAAATGGTTTGATGCCATTCGTGAAAAGCCTGTTGTCGTGCCACCAG tTGCTGTAATTGAGCCTGTTGTTGCTACGGGTGGACCAAAGCTCATCGTGGAAGATGAAATTGCCCCTTTGAAAATGGTAGCAATTAAACCTCCAGGTCAACGCCAGGTGGATGATGACTGGTTTGAGTTGCTCGATGTTGCACCAAAAGCTTCAG CAACTGTGGGACAACGTGTCCACCCTGATGTCCAACCAGCTAAACAGCTTCCAGCCATAGAGCAGAGAATCACAGTAGAGACTGAGACATGGAGGAAAGACACAGTATTCCAGGAGAAATCCCTTCCAGcagggagagagctggaggacgACTGGTTTATTCTTCTGGATGTGGCCACAAAGAAATCAGTTAGAA TAATCCCACCTGAGAAGACCCAGTACCCAGCAGAGGTGAGAGCCCCAGTGGCTGTTGCCAGATTGGAGCCTATTCCCAGCACAAGACCAGCGTTTGATAGGCGAATCCTGCAGGAAAGACAGCCTCTTATGTACACACtcgctgatgctgatgatgatgattggtTTGTTCTGCTAGACGTTACACCTAACGAGTCAG tgGTGGTCACACAGAGAGGCACCCGTCCTGTCAGTGCTCCGGTCTTCTCTCAGACTGCCCTGGCAGAAGCAGGGATTCCCATGGCCCCTTTTGACCAGCCTCAGACCTCCACTCCCATCAAGACCACCCGCAAGGAGGAGAGAAAGCTGGAGGTCACAGTAGAAGCTGTGGAACCCTCAAAAATAGAGTCTGTGGGGGAAGTCAAG ACAGCAGAGTGGAGGGACCAGCGAGAAATACACTCCTCGCTGGTATCCACCATCAATGGGGACTCCCAG CACGAGTCTGAGACCAGCACGGAGGTGGTCCGATTGCGCAAG aaaagaaagaaaattgagGGTGACTCAATTTATATCAGACATAGCCTTTTAATGTTGGAG GACTTTGATAAGCCCAATGAGGAACTGGTGAAGCATCACGCTAGCATCAGCGAGCTGAAGAGAAACTTCATGGAGGCTGTTCCCGAGCCCAGACCCAGCGAATGGGAAAAACGTCTGTCCACACACTCTCCGTTCCGTAACCTGGGTATCAACGGCCAGCCGCTGTCCGGCGCAGACGGG tttgTCACCCGCCTTCCACGCGGCCCCCTGCTAGACTTCTACTCCAAACGCAGCTGA
- the LOC101066037 gene encoding uncharacterized protein isoform X3 gives MEQAPDQRSVSSAEMQQPPQEEQKEAEREEPKEEAEIQPEEGEKKEEEPAEKEKEDQGEEKVQEEGKEKAVKDKKAEKKSEEAKGSKRQKTIQCKVIMLDDSQFECELDKHAKGQELLTKVCDHINLLEKDYFGLANWDTPTNKTWLETTKEIRKQVPGAVYEFTFSVKFYPPDPAQLSEDLTRYYLCLQLRKDIMRGALPCSFVTLSLLGSYVAQSELGEYDPEVHGTDYVKDLSLAPGQSKELEEKVMELHRTYRSMSPAQADMLFLENAKKLAMYGVDLHQAKDLDGVDITLGVCSSGLMVYKDKLRINRFPWPKVLKISYKRSSFFIKIRASEQEQYESTIGFKLPHYKASKKLWKVCVEHHTFFRVQTVDPPSSRRFPVLGSKFRYSGRTQVQTRQASSMIDRPAPRFTRSASKRLSRNLDGAGDETLQFLQRLSALTRSECDDWSIMLTSEKPQASPAFSARGQPNNQPSIQLWEEGQTVNIVTGNWQDTDSGLPGSQTMAQTASQPWLATEEQQKTKKDEWSNLFLRSPAFPFIPPYNVVKQPVTQRSAKSQTMDRLLQPPLKLQDDWYQYLDKILTLSLLGQDEITSPFQDEDENIVVSETPETIEVIEKLQETVALVDMLGERDDLERRLREVRDLEERLQEVDEMAEILQEVLEEGLGKESVDQLKGEEDEESGLQRQAVVITEMVIKRAVQTVEMKEDEVDELEDEIKKVFFKGLLPEEEEVEASQEGRDEAADSSLLDDDLKMLYQIETEGNLKVENRTAVEMIVGEKSRKSMDDEGQRTAQTGRDDDWFVLLDVSPRRSSYVPPVALKGTDPVESDGFLSDTTAKEWIKEVAAAEVKIMETAPVVRQEILQQPVRDRDDDWFVLLDVASRKLSFVPPDALSQGAQVPVGDSVPVVKTETTEWKEQTIEAALDETKLEQEIFLPQTEKEDVWFVLLDVPKRESLFVPPVAMADYAEADPGESIPVVAQSVSPMLEVVVEEMVVQEKDPVRPKSAVQEVKRSFRERSDDWSLLLDVVSRETAYVPPVSPAVTSVQPGIDIIRMDQKLQPVVARLELKPSRPLRERDDDWFVLFEAFREEPVKFPAGTSEIITNVRESFEVEMTTETATWTKIIGVDSKRDETCPAGIRPSQAAVTAQREFEEDWFKWFDAIREKPVVVPPVAVIEPVVATGGPKLIVEDEIAPLKMVAIKPPGQRQVDDDWFELLDVAPKASATVGQRVHPDVQPAKQLPAIEQRITVETETWRKDTVFQEKSLPAGRELEDDWFILLDVATKKSVRIIPPEKTQYPAEVRAPVAVARLEPIPSTRPAFDRRILQERQPLMYTLADADDDDWFVLLDVTPNESVVVTQRGTRPVSAPVFSQTALAEAGIPMAPFDQPQTSTPIKTTRKEERKLEVTVEAVEPSKIESVGEVKTAEWRDQREIHSSLVSTINGDSQHESETSTEVVRLRKKRKKIEGDSIYIRHSLLMLEDFDKPNEELVKHHASISELKRNFMEAVPEPRPSEWEKRLSTHSPFRNLGINGQPLSGADGSVCISLLCNGSETEVAHEGPSSAPAVSYAPSSTASRQNQPGGVKVQHAGAPLAEESRDQEEVVGSRTLLVPVVEVERAQLPPSPQPGCRALGETQRDRGSSPEASERIIGPSPAAYFKSDGPRVIRCFQPPLVQTQTVTITAETNSLPSGTTTTTTEVPLVPTKTIIYESSKASDEGTDRDSTTMSSSTSVTSETTSGTTVTTTTTHISKVVKSGSTETRVEKRIIITADSDADQDKGKDGGSSAL, from the exons ATGGAGCAGGCCCCAGACCAGCGCTCCGTCAGCAGCGCAGAGATGCAg CAGCCACCTCAAGAGGAGCAAAAAGAAGCTGAGAGAGAGGAGCCCAAGGAGGAGGCCGAAATTCAGCccgaggagggagagaaaaaagaggaagaaccagcagagaaggagaaggaagaccaaggggaggagaaggtgcaggaagaagggaaggagaAAGCTGTGAAAGACAAGAAGGCTGAGAAGAAGTCAGAAGAGGCTAAAGGCTCCAAGCGTCAGAAGACCATTCAGTGCAAAGTCATCATGCTGGATGACTCCCAGTTCGAGTGTGAGCTCGAT AAACACGCTAAAGGACAAGAACTTTTGACAAAAGTGTGTGACCATATCAACCTGCTGGAGAAGGATTACTTTGGCCTCGCCAACTGGGACACCCCAACTAACAAG ACGTGGTTGGAAACCACCAAAGAGATCCGGAAACAGGTCCCGGGAGCTGTGTACGAGTTTACCTTCAGCGTGAAGTTCTATCCTCCCGATCCAGCACAGCTTTCTGAAGACCTCACCAG ATACTACCTGTGTCTCCAGCTGAGGAAGGACATCATGCGTGGGGCTCTTCCCTGTTCCTTTGTGACACTGTCCCTGTTGGGCTCCTATGTAGCCCAGTCGGAGCTTGGAGAGTATGACCCCGAGGTCCACGGGACCGACTATGTGAAAGACCTGAGCTTGGCACCTGGACAGAGCAAAGAACTGGAGGAAAAGGTGATGGAGCTGCACCGCACGTACAG GTCAATGAGTCCAGCACAAGCTGACATGCTGTTTCTGGAAAACGCCAAGAAACTCGCCATGTACGGGGTTGACCTGCACCAAGCCAAG GACCTCGATGGTGTCGACATTACACTCGGGGTTTGCTCCAGCGGCCTGATGGTTTACAAGGACAAGCTGAGGATCAACCGATTCCCTTGGCCCAAAGTTCTCAAAATCTCTTACAAACGCAGCAGCTTCTTTATCAAAATCAGGGCATCAGAg CAAGAGCAGTATGAAAGCACGATCGGCTTTAAGCTACCCCActacaaagcatcaaagaagcTGTGGAAGGTCTGCGTGGAACACCACACCTTCTTCAG GGTTCAGACAGTGGATCCCCCCTCATCGCGTCGCTTCCCTGTCTTGGGTTCCAAGTTCCGGTACAGTGGACGCACTCAGGTTCAGACTCGTCAGGCCAGCTCCATGATCGACAGGCCAGCCCCTCGATTCACACGTTCTGCTAGCAAGAGGTTGTCCCGTAACCTAGACGGAG CTGGAGATGAAACACTCCAGTTTCTGCAGCGACTCTCAGCATTGACCAGGTCTGAATGTGATGACTGGTCGATAATGCTAACCTCTGAGAAGCCTCAGGCTTCTCCGGCATTCTCAG CCAGAGGGCAGCCTAATAACCAGCCTTCTATTCAGCTCTGGGAAGAGGGCCAAACTGTTAACATTGTCACAGGAAACTGGCAGGACACTGATTCTGGGCTGCCTGGCTCCCAGACCATGGCCCAGACAGCCAGTCAGCCATGGCTGGCaactgaggagcagcaaaaGACAAAGAAGGATGAGTGGTCAAATCTGTTTCTTCGTTCTCCTGCTTTTCCATTCATCCCACCGTACAATGTGGTGAAACAGCCAG TTACGCAGAGATCGGCAAAAAGCCAAACTATGGACAGATTATTACAACCACCACTGAAATTGCAAGATGATTGGTACCAATACTTGGACAAAATCCTCACTCTGTCTTTACTTGGACAGGATGAAATCACAT CCCCATTCCAGGATGAGGATGAAAATATAGTAGTGTCAGAGACGCCAGAAACTATTGAAGTCATCGAGAAGTTGCAGGAAACTGTGGCGCTGGTAGACATGCtaggagagagggatgatttGGAAAGGAGGCTAAGAGAAGTGAGAGATTTAGAGGAGAGACTCCAAGAGGTGGATGAGATGGCAGAAATACTTCAGGAGGTACTAGAGGAAGGGTTGGGTAAGGAATCGGTAGATCAGttaaaaggagaggaggatgaagaatcAGGTTTACAGAGACAAGCTGTGGTTATAACAGAAATGGTAATAAAAAGGGCCGTGCAGACTGTAGAGATGAAAGAGGATGAAGTAGATGAGCTAGAAGATGAgattaaaaaggtgttttttaaaggtttgctgcctgaagaggaagaggttgAAGCAAGCCAGGAGGGCAGAGATGAGGCGGCAGACAGCAGTCTGTTAGATGACGATTTGAAGATGCTGTATCAGATAGAAACAGAGGGGAACCTTAAGGTGGAGAACAGGACTGCAGTAGAGATGATAGTAGGAGAAAAATCAAGAAAATCAATGGATGATGAAGGGCAGCGTACcgcacaaacaggaagagatgATGACTGGTTTGTGTTGCTGGATGTTAGTCCCAGAAGAAGCTCATACGTACCCCCAG TTGCACTGAAGGGGACAGATCCGGTTGAGTCGGACGGGTTTTTATCTGATACTACAGCCAAAGAGTGGATTAAagaggtagcagcagcagaagtaaaGATAATGGAAACGGCACCAGTAGTGCGTCAAGAaatcctgcagcagcctgtgagagacagagacgaCGACTGGTTTGTTTTGCTGGATGTTGCTTCTAGAAAACTCTCTTTTGTCCCACCAG ATGCTCTTTCACAAGGTGCCCAAGTGCCTGTGGGCGATAGTGTCCCCGTGGTTAAAACTGAGACCACTGAATGGAAAGAACAAACAATAGAAGCTGCGTTAGATGAAACTAAACTGGAACAAGAGATTTTTCTTCCTCAGACTGAGAAAGAGGATGTGTGGTTTGTTCTGCTGGATGTCCCAAAGAGAGAGTCGCTCTTTGTGCCGCCGG TTGCCATGGCTGACTATGCTGAGGCTGATCCTGGTGAAAGCATTCCTGTGGTGGCACAAAGCGTGTCACCGATGCTGGAGGTTGTTGTTGAAGAGATGGTGGTGCAGGAAAAGGACCCGGTGCGTCCCAAGTCAGCTGTTCAGGAGGTGAAACGGTCATTCAGAGAAAGAAGTGATGACTGGTCTCTTCTTTTGGATGTTGTTTCCAGAGAAACAGCCTACGTCCCCCCAG TTTCTCCGGCTGTTACAAGTGTCCAACCTGGAATTGACATAATAAGAATGGATCAAAAGTTGCAGCCGGTTGTTGCCCGACTAGAACTCAAGCCTTCCCGACCGCTGCGAGAGAGGGATGATGACTGGTTTGTGCTGTTTGAGGCTTTCCGGGAAGAGCCAGTCAAGTTCCCAGCAG GTACCTCAGAGATTATTACCAACGTGAGGGAGTCGTTTGAGGTTGAGATGACAACAGAGACAGCAACATGGACGAAGATAATTGGTGTGGACAGCAAGCGAGATGAAACTTGTCCGGCTGGAATTAGACCGAGCCAGGCTGCAGTGACGGCACAAAGAGAATTTGAAGAAGATTGGTTCAAATGGTTTGATGCCATTCGTGAAAAGCCTGTTGTCGTGCCACCAG tTGCTGTAATTGAGCCTGTTGTTGCTACGGGTGGACCAAAGCTCATCGTGGAAGATGAAATTGCCCCTTTGAAAATGGTAGCAATTAAACCTCCAGGTCAACGCCAGGTGGATGATGACTGGTTTGAGTTGCTCGATGTTGCACCAAAAGCTTCAG CAACTGTGGGACAACGTGTCCACCCTGATGTCCAACCAGCTAAACAGCTTCCAGCCATAGAGCAGAGAATCACAGTAGAGACTGAGACATGGAGGAAAGACACAGTATTCCAGGAGAAATCCCTTCCAGcagggagagagctggaggacgACTGGTTTATTCTTCTGGATGTGGCCACAAAGAAATCAGTTAGAA TAATCCCACCTGAGAAGACCCAGTACCCAGCAGAGGTGAGAGCCCCAGTGGCTGTTGCCAGATTGGAGCCTATTCCCAGCACAAGACCAGCGTTTGATAGGCGAATCCTGCAGGAAAGACAGCCTCTTATGTACACACtcgctgatgctgatgatgatgattggtTTGTTCTGCTAGACGTTACACCTAACGAGTCAG tgGTGGTCACACAGAGAGGCACCCGTCCTGTCAGTGCTCCGGTCTTCTCTCAGACTGCCCTGGCAGAAGCAGGGATTCCCATGGCCCCTTTTGACCAGCCTCAGACCTCCACTCCCATCAAGACCACCCGCAAGGAGGAGAGAAAGCTGGAGGTCACAGTAGAAGCTGTGGAACCCTCAAAAATAGAGTCTGTGGGGGAAGTCAAG ACAGCAGAGTGGAGGGACCAGCGAGAAATACACTCCTCGCTGGTATCCACCATCAATGGGGACTCCCAG CACGAGTCTGAGACCAGCACGGAGGTGGTCCGATTGCGCAAG aaaagaaagaaaattgagGGTGACTCAATTTATATCAGACATAGCCTTTTAATGTTGGAG GACTTTGATAAGCCCAATGAGGAACTGGTGAAGCATCACGCTAGCATCAGCGAGCTGAAGAGAAACTTCATGGAGGCTGTTCCCGAGCCCAGACCCAGCGAATGGGAAAAACGTCTGTCCACACACTCTCCGTTCCGTAACCTGGGTATCAACGGCCAGCCGCTGTCCGGCGCAGACGGG AGTGTGTGCATTAGTCTTTTATGCAATGGTTCAGAGACAGAGGTGGCACACGAGGGACCCAGCAGCGCTCCGGCCGTCTCGTACGCGCCGAGCTCGACCGCGAGCCGCCAGAACCAGCCTGGTGGTGTTAAAGTCCAACACGCAGGTGCTCCACTGGCAGAGGAGTCACGCGATCAGGAAGAGGTTGTAGGGTCGAGGACCTTGCTGGTGCCGGTCGTGGAGGTGGAGCGGGCGCAGCTGCCTCCCTCCCCTCAACCCGGCTGTAGAGCTTTAGGTGAGACCCAGAGGGACAGAGGATCGAGTCCCGAAGCGTCGGAGAGGATAATTGGACCTTCACCTGCTGCGTATTTCAAGAGCGATGGTCCTCGGGTCATACGCTGCTTCCAG CCCcctctggtgcagacccagacagtCACCATCACAGCAGAGACCAACTCCTTACCCAGtggcaccaccaccaccaccacagaggTCCCTCTTGTACCGACCAAGACCATCATCTATGAGTCTTCCAAG GCGTCTGACGAGGGGACGGACAGAGACAGTACGACTATGTCCAGCTCCACAAGCGTCACCTCGGAGACCACCAGCGGCACCACCGTCACCACGACCACCACTCACATCTCAAAG GTTGTGAAAAGTGGCTCTACGGAGACTCGCGTGGAGAAGAGAATAATCATAACGGCGGACTCGGACGCCGACCAAGATAAG GGGAAAGATGGAGGATCGTCAGCTTTGTAA